One genomic window of Bartonella sp. HY038 includes the following:
- a CDS encoding shikimate kinase, with protein MSKNISIHKAIHRLRSNIGERSLVLVGLMGAGKTTIGKRLAQLLNLDFYDADHEIEHASQMSISEIFAQYGEQEFRDLEKRVILRLLNKGPIVLATGGGAYINEQTREAIHDQALAIWLDADLDTLMDRVSRRSHRPLLQNDNPRAVMERLIAERYPIYAKAHLSVMSTRGKRDAVTRQVIKNVDAFLAKENESNSAIEAQ; from the coding sequence ATGAGTAAAAATATTTCGATCCACAAAGCTATCCATCGACTGCGCAGCAATATTGGCGAGCGCTCTTTGGTGCTTGTTGGTTTGATGGGCGCAGGCAAGACAACAATCGGCAAAAGGCTTGCCCAATTGCTTAATCTTGATTTTTATGATGCTGACCACGAAATAGAGCACGCTTCACAAATGAGCATTAGTGAAATTTTTGCTCAATATGGCGAACAAGAATTTAGAGATCTTGAAAAACGTGTTATCTTGCGTTTGTTAAATAAAGGGCCAATTGTTCTTGCAACAGGTGGTGGTGCTTATATTAATGAACAAACTCGCGAGGCTATTCATGATCAAGCACTGGCGATTTGGCTTGATGCTGATCTTGATACTTTGATGGATCGCGTTTCACGCCGTAGTCATCGGCCACTTTTGCAAAATGATAATCCCCGCGCCGTCATGGAGCGGTTAATTGCGGAACGTTATCCAATTTATGCCAAAGCCCATCTTTCAGTGATGAGCACACGCGGCAAACGTGATGCAGTAACACGGCAGGTCATTAAAAATGTTGATGCTTTTCTTGCCAAAGAAAATGAGAGCAATAGCGCAATCGAAGCGCAATAA
- a CDS encoding DUF1127 domain-containing protein: MNLVRSFNNWRRYRTTVNELSRLSSRELNDLGINRAEIPTIARRATR; the protein is encoded by the coding sequence ATGAATTTGGTTCGCTCTTTCAACAACTGGCGTCGTTATCGCACAACAGTTAACGAGCTTAGCCGTCTTTCCTCTCGTGAGCTCAATGATCTTGGCATTAATCGTGCTGAAATCCCAACAATTGCTCGTCGCGCAACACGTTAA
- a CDS encoding energy-coupling factor transporter transmembrane protein EcfT has product MMSNFENNESARLWAKKTPIWVKIIFLFALGLFVFFFTRIDIMAIAFLLALLAYPIVGFSLTLPIKNLVKLWWLLLGLFLVQWLTIPWAASLAITLRLAILLLAANLINATTKASDMLDAFERFFMLFKPLGANPKKIALALSLTLRFVPVVKTIADDIYEAQKARGLERSFLALFIPLLIRIIKMGDDVAQAILSRSYDNE; this is encoded by the coding sequence ATGATGAGCAATTTTGAAAACAATGAGTCCGCACGTTTATGGGCGAAAAAAACACCTATTTGGGTGAAAATTATTTTCCTTTTTGCCCTTGGCTTATTTGTATTTTTTTTCACGCGCATCGATATTATGGCAATTGCCTTCCTATTGGCGCTGCTTGCTTATCCAATAGTTGGATTTAGCTTAACACTGCCAATTAAAAATCTTGTAAAATTATGGTGGCTGTTGCTTGGATTATTTTTGGTGCAATGGCTAACTATTCCATGGGCAGCTAGTTTAGCAATTACTTTGCGTCTTGCAATTTTATTACTTGCCGCAAATTTGATTAATGCAACGACCAAAGCAAGCGATATGCTTGACGCATTTGAGCGATTCTTTATGCTCTTTAAACCGCTTGGCGCTAACCCCAAAAAAATTGCATTGGCCTTGTCGTTGACCTTGCGATTTGTACCAGTTGTGAAAACGATTGCCGATGATATTTATGAAGCACAAAAGGCTCGCGGTTTAGAGCGTAGCTTTTTAGCACTCTTTATCCCTTTGCTTATTCGCATTATAAAAATGGGTGATGATGTTGCGCAAGCAATTTTGTCGCGCAGCTATGACAATGAATGA
- a CDS encoding 1-acyl-sn-glycerol-3-phosphate acyltransferase, producing the protein MPQNSALEKIVLFIRSILFIFAFYTASILQVFLYTPFYFFLPRKKAWIVPKIWGRVTMFLFRHIVGTNYRLEGMENIPKGACIIAPKHQSMWETIMLCMCLEDPSLVLKRELMRLPIFGWFMWKIGMIPIDRGSPIKAMKAVINGAREKAADGRQIVIFPEGTRQEPGAEPSYKPGIIPIYSELSLPVIPIALNAGLFWPRSTVMRYPGTVIMRVLPAIEPGLNKREFLKKLEEVTEKACDDLLIEAANSKNPPAMPQTAVKRLAELGIDWQGQIR; encoded by the coding sequence ATGCCCCAAAACTCTGCATTGGAAAAAATAGTGCTTTTTATACGATCGATATTATTCATTTTTGCTTTTTATACCGCATCGATATTGCAGGTTTTTCTTTATACGCCGTTTTATTTTTTCTTGCCGCGAAAAAAAGCATGGATAGTGCCTAAAATATGGGGCCGCGTTACCATGTTTTTATTTAGGCATATTGTTGGCACCAATTATCGCCTTGAAGGCATGGAGAATATACCAAAAGGTGCTTGTATTATCGCACCCAAGCATCAATCCATGTGGGAAACAATCATGCTATGTATGTGCCTTGAAGATCCAAGTCTTGTGCTCAAACGCGAATTAATGCGCTTGCCAATTTTTGGGTGGTTTATGTGGAAAATTGGCATGATTCCTATTGATCGTGGCTCCCCAATCAAGGCGATGAAAGCGGTGATTAATGGGGCGCGTGAAAAGGCTGCCGATGGCCGGCAAATCGTTATTTTTCCTGAAGGCACGCGTCAAGAGCCGGGTGCGGAACCGAGCTATAAGCCGGGAATTATACCAATTTATAGTGAATTATCCTTGCCCGTTATTCCTATTGCGCTTAATGCTGGGCTTTTTTGGCCGCGATCAACTGTCATGCGCTATCCTGGCACCGTTATTATGCGGGTTTTACCTGCCATTGAGCCAGGTCTTAATAAACGTGAATTTTTAAAAAAACTGGAAGAGGTTACTGAAAAAGCCTGCGATGATTTATTGATTGAAGCAGCAAATAGCAAAAATCCACCAGCTATGCCCCAAACAGCTGTTAAAAGACTGGCGGAACTTGGCATTGATTGGCAGGGGCAAATACGGTGA
- a CDS encoding BA14K family protein: protein MTNHYKQISKKALGKVLALAVFASLVSSTNVFAAPNDHMTQRIEQRNGPINQGLYNGYKGYRHHRPGYQRHSDGWWYPEAAFRHIRPAPPIYDGPHNSDRGPRPPLSNHLDQPRPNHPSINRPMPQRPVLNQRHIKWCAQQYRTYRPSDNSFAVRRGERRICVSPFSR from the coding sequence ATGACCAACCATTATAAACAAATTTCAAAAAAGGCTCTTGGCAAGGTTCTTGCGCTTGCAGTTTTTGCAAGCCTTGTATCAAGCACAAATGTTTTTGCAGCGCCAAATGACCATATGACGCAGCGCATTGAACAAAGAAATGGGCCGATCAATCAAGGACTTTATAATGGCTATAAGGGCTATCGCCATCATCGCCCAGGTTATCAGCGCCATAGTGATGGTTGGTGGTATCCAGAGGCGGCATTTAGGCATATTCGCCCTGCGCCACCAATTTATGACGGCCCTCATAATAGCGATCGTGGTCCGCGCCCACCGCTTTCTAACCACTTGGATCAACCGCGTCCCAACCATCCAAGTATCAATAGACCGATGCCGCAACGCCCAGTTTTGAACCAACGCCATATTAAGTGGTGTGCGCAACAATATCGCACTTACCGCCCATCCGATAATAGCTTTGCTGTTAGAAGAGGCGAGCGCCGCATCTGTGTATCGCCATTTTCACGCTAA
- a CDS encoding DUF1127 domain-containing protein — protein sequence MNLVRSFNNWRRYRTTVNELNSLSARELNDLGINRAEIPSIARRATR from the coding sequence ATGAATTTGGTTCGCTCTTTCAATAACTGGCGTCGTTACCGTACAACGGTTAATGAGTTAAATAGCCTTTCTGCTCGTGAGCTTAATGATCTTGGCATTAACCGTGCTGAAATTCCATCAATTGCTCGTCGCGCAACACGTTAA
- a CDS encoding energy-coupling factor ABC transporter ATP-binding protein, with protein sequence MKIATATALASPTCDKHIQLEDVTLKLGNKTILQSINVTLQQQRIGVIGANGSGKSSFARLLNGLLLPSTGTVFIDGLDTKKDGKNIRRKVGFIFQNPDNQIIMPTIEEDIAFGLKNMKLTKAEIQRRSDDVLQLYNLDAIKTSSAHNLSGGQKQLLAICGVLVMQPEIMVFDEPTTMLDLRNKKRIAALINNLPQRVVLVSHDLELLKDFDRVLVIDEGKIAYDGSAYDAIEFYKNLMQ encoded by the coding sequence GTGAAAATTGCAACTGCCACGGCTTTAGCTAGTCCCACTTGCGATAAGCATATACAGTTGGAAGATGTCACATTAAAGCTTGGCAATAAGACCATCTTACAATCGATAAATGTAACATTACAACAACAGCGCATTGGTGTTATTGGCGCTAATGGTTCGGGTAAAAGTAGTTTTGCAAGATTGTTAAATGGGCTTTTGCTACCTAGTACTGGCACGGTTTTTATCGACGGTTTAGATACGAAAAAGGACGGTAAAAATATACGTCGCAAAGTTGGGTTTATTTTTCAAAATCCCGACAATCAAATCATTATGCCAACAATTGAGGAAGATATTGCTTTTGGGCTTAAAAATATGAAGCTCACAAAGGCGGAAATCCAAAGGCGCAGTGATGATGTTTTACAGCTCTATAATCTTGATGCGATTAAAACATCATCTGCCCATAATTTAAGTGGTGGACAAAAGCAATTATTGGCGATTTGCGGTGTTTTGGTTATGCAGCCTGAAATTATGGTTTTTGATGAACCAACAACCATGCTCGATTTGCGCAATAAAAAGCGCATTGCCGCCCTCATCAACAATCTGCCGCAACGAGTTGTCTTGGTAAGTCACGACCTTGAATTATTGAAGGATTTCGATCGTGTGCTCGTGATCGATGAAGGCAAAATAGCCTATGATGGCAGCGCCTATGATGCAATTGAATTTTATAAAAATTTAATGCAATGA
- a CDS encoding TetR/AcrR family transcriptional regulator, with product MAGRPREFDRDEALKEARNLFWQYGFEGTSMVDLAQAFNIASARIYAAFGFKEALFREAVEQYQLEKGSFASVALAQNSDARAAIEQVLRGAIDVYTDKFMGCMVISSAVNYSQNHHNIAQWLTVMRNERTDLIKSYLKQAKCDGTIAPNFNETAFADFCCTALCGFSVQARDGVDTKRLNAIVELIMKAYDSEAQPKI from the coding sequence ATGGCAGGTAGACCAAGGGAATTTGATAGAGATGAGGCTTTGAAAGAAGCACGTAATCTTTTTTGGCAATATGGCTTCGAGGGAACCTCTATGGTGGATCTGGCGCAAGCGTTTAATATTGCATCGGCTCGTATTTATGCAGCCTTTGGCTTTAAAGAAGCGCTTTTTCGTGAAGCTGTCGAGCAATATCAGCTTGAAAAAGGCTCCTTCGCGAGTGTAGCGCTTGCGCAAAATAGTGATGCACGTGCCGCAATCGAGCAAGTTTTACGTGGGGCAATAGATGTTTACACCGATAAGTTTATGGGTTGTATGGTTATATCTTCCGCCGTTAATTACTCGCAAAACCATCATAATATCGCACAATGGCTCACCGTTATGCGCAATGAACGCACTGATCTGATTAAATCCTACCTTAAGCAGGCTAAATGTGATGGTACAATTGCGCCAAACTTTAATGAAACTGCTTTTGCTGATTTTTGTTGCACTGCCCTTTGCGGCTTTTCAGTACAGGCACGCGATGGGGTTGATACTAAGCGTTTAAATGCTATTGTTGAGCTGATCATGAAAGCCTATGACAGTGAAGCGCAGCCTAAGATTTAA